One Gossypium raimondii isolate GPD5lz chromosome 3, ASM2569854v1, whole genome shotgun sequence genomic window carries:
- the LOC105795247 gene encoding uncharacterized protein LOC105795247, giving the protein MPKRYRPPPPPPPQLQPRPLYKQRSWSPDVERDEAWLRRKESHGHSHGHSHGLRRSQSFSNDDLEELKGCIELGFGFEPDSPELDPKLSDTLPALPFYCAVNRQYSCRLSRTSSASSIGSFSDAGSTNTIIDQGDDPQTVKTRLRQWAQVVACSVQQISGNPN; this is encoded by the exons GCCGAAACGTTACCGTCCTCCGCCTCCACCACCTCCTCAACTACAACCACGGCCTTTATACAAGCAGCGTTCGTGGTCTCCCGACGTGGAACGAGACGAGGCGTGGCTGAGACGGAAGGAAAGCCACGGCCACAGCCACGGCCACAGCCACGGCCTCCGCCGATCTCAGAGCTTCTCAAACGATGATTTGGAAGAGCTCAAAGGCTGCATCGAGTTAGGTTTCGGTTTCGAACCCGACTCGCCTGAATTGGATCCGAAGTTATCCGATACTTTACCCGCTCTGCCGTTCTACTGTGCCGTCAACCGTCAGTACAGCTGTAGATTGTCGAGGACTTCGTCGGCATCTTCGATAGGATCTTTCAGTGACGCTGGCAGCACAAACACCATAATTGATCAAG GCGATGATCCTCAAACGGTAAAGACTAGGTTGCGACAATGGGCGCAGGTGGTGGCTTGCTCGGTGCAGCAAATTTCAGGGAATCCAAATTGA